In Dyadobacter sp. NIV53, a single window of DNA contains:
- a CDS encoding NAD-dependent epimerase/dehydratase family protein — translation MKKVIVLGGGGFIGGHLAKRLKQDGNYVRICDIKSHEYFDHREICNEFILGDLTDPKTVELVIGVGFDEVYQLAADMGGAGYIFTGQNDANVMQNSALINLNVSKEAVAKKIKKLFYSSSACIYPENNQLDPSNPNCEESSAYPANPDSEYGWEKLFSERLYLAFNRNYKLDVRIARFHNVFGPQGTWRGGKEKAPAAMLRKAAETPDGGAFEVWGDGAQTRSFLYVDECVDAVLSLMESDFSGPVNIGSEEKVTINQLAQMAIDISCKNISIHNIYGDEFFNKYGFKCPLGVRGRNSDNRLFKKEMNWEVSTPLIEGMTKTYEWINKIVAHANEAVFA, via the coding sequence ATGAAAAAAGTAATTGTATTAGGTGGTGGCGGATTCATTGGAGGACATCTTGCCAAAAGATTAAAGCAAGATGGGAATTACGTTAGGATTTGTGACATCAAAAGTCATGAGTACTTTGATCACAGAGAAATTTGTAATGAATTTATATTAGGTGACTTGACTGATCCAAAAACAGTTGAACTGGTTATTGGAGTGGGCTTTGATGAGGTTTATCAGTTAGCCGCAGACATGGGTGGTGCCGGTTATATTTTTACAGGCCAGAATGATGCCAATGTTATGCAAAACTCTGCATTGATTAACTTAAATGTTTCAAAAGAAGCCGTTGCCAAAAAAATTAAGAAACTTTTTTATTCTTCATCAGCATGCATCTATCCTGAAAATAACCAACTAGATCCTAGTAATCCAAATTGTGAAGAAAGTTCTGCCTATCCAGCCAATCCTGATTCTGAGTACGGATGGGAAAAGTTATTTAGTGAAAGATTGTATTTGGCATTTAATCGTAATTATAAACTGGATGTAAGGATAGCCAGGTTCCATAACGTTTTTGGACCTCAAGGGACATGGAGAGGTGGAAAAGAAAAAGCTCCTGCGGCCATGCTAAGAAAAGCAGCTGAAACGCCGGATGGAGGAGCATTTGAAGTTTGGGGAGACGGTGCACAAACACGCTCGTTCCTTTATGTTGATGAATGTGTAGATGCTGTTTTAAGTCTGATGGAATCTGATTTTTCAGGACCTGTTAATATTGGTTCTGAAGAAAAAGTTACAATAAATCAATTGGCACAAATGGCCATTGATATCTCCTGTAAGAATATCTCAATCCATAATATATATGGAGACGAATTTTTCAATAAATATGGTTTCAAATGTCCGCTGGGTGTAAGGGGCAGAAATTCAGATAACAGATTATTTAAAAAAGAAATGAACTGGGAAGTATCGACGCCACTTATTGAAGGTATGACTAAAACATATGAATGGATTAATAAAATTGTTGCACATGCTAACGAAGCAGTTTTTGCATAG
- a CDS encoding YjbH domain-containing protein, giving the protein MQYRHDDLKSPWSVGLEAGLTGIYYYTDGGIYASPLDQLLLLADAAYRLSRPDITIKLSGGQYLHKDRGVRLDLVRQFTNVEVGVYAMKTINGATAGFNFAIPIPPGKIFQGKKARFRTTDEFRWEYFYTRGFKIGERYRTGYQLDQKLRQYHTQYLNGQK; this is encoded by the coding sequence ATGCAGTACAGGCACGACGATCTTAAAAGTCCATGGTCGGTTGGGTTGGAAGCTGGTTTAACCGGAATTTACTATTATACTGATGGTGGTATATATGCATCACCGCTGGACCAGCTATTGCTTCTTGCTGATGCGGCTTACCGCCTTTCACGTCCCGATATCACCATAAAGCTTTCGGGAGGACAGTATTTGCACAAGGACCGCGGTGTCAGGCTTGATCTGGTCAGGCAATTTACCAATGTTGAAGTAGGGGTTTATGCGATGAAAACAATTAATGGTGCAACTGCCGGCTTTAACTTTGCTATTCCTATTCCTCCTGGAAAAATATTTCAGGGAAAGAAAGCACGTTTCAGGACTACGGATGAGTTTCGCTGGGAATATTTTTATACACGTGGTTTCAAAATTGGCGAGCGCTACCGGACTGGTTATCAGCTGGACCAGAAGCTCCGGCAATATCATACGCAGTATTTGAACGGGCAGAAATAA
- a CDS encoding sugar transferase, with translation MKNVNAGLLPKIHLWADITLLNISVLIAFHFQPDNWSGIFTDQFINLLLVANLAWVLTIYYFKPYSFTRLSYTFGNQLVSLLKSVGIHGGIILTYLYLTQQEETYSRYQFAATYSLFLIMPAVFRITTVLFLQFYRQAGHDSYRYAIIGKGKLAGLIHDFYNDRKELGYRFHGSFEINNLENRIDSLEEIVEENKLDCIYCCLSEMSNEQIRNVIEMGERQKTQVRLVPDFKGFMNNKATIEYHGIFPIIQVNTKPFSSVKEQNTRRVADLALASAAMLLGLPLFGLIWALIKLTASGPALFTQTRCGRWGETFEIYKFQSMRVGADTTAIQNSNGMSNSRMTVVGMFLKKSGLDRLPQFINVLKGEMSVFGPQALYEHDVYMLTKTTPNDFPRLWSVKPGVFSTGKVKEEYANAEAKSTARLNYDLQYSGT, from the coding sequence ATGAAAAACGTCAATGCCGGACTTCTTCCAAAAATCCACTTGTGGGCAGATATCACTCTTCTGAATATCTCTGTTTTAATTGCTTTTCATTTCCAGCCAGACAACTGGTCCGGTATTTTTACTGATCAGTTTATCAATCTGCTGCTGGTTGCTAATTTAGCATGGGTGCTGACCATTTATTATTTTAAACCTTACAGCTTTACGCGCCTGTCCTATACTTTCGGCAACCAGTTAGTTTCACTGCTAAAATCTGTGGGAATTCATGGAGGCATTATTTTAACATATCTTTATCTCACTCAGCAGGAGGAAACTTATTCACGCTACCAGTTTGCGGCAACGTATAGCTTATTTTTAATTATGCCTGCTGTTTTCCGCATAACAACGGTCCTTTTCCTGCAATTTTATCGACAGGCTGGTCATGATTCCTATCGTTATGCCATTATAGGAAAAGGCAAACTGGCTGGCCTTATACATGATTTTTATAACGACCGGAAAGAGCTGGGTTACCGCTTCCATGGCAGTTTTGAAATAAATAACCTGGAAAACAGAATAGATTCTCTGGAAGAGATCGTGGAGGAAAACAAACTTGATTGTATCTATTGCTGCCTGTCCGAAATGAGCAATGAGCAGATCAGGAATGTGATCGAAATGGGTGAACGTCAAAAAACGCAGGTAAGACTGGTACCGGATTTTAAAGGTTTCATGAATAATAAAGCAACCATTGAGTACCACGGTATTTTTCCTATCATACAAGTTAATACCAAACCATTTTCCAGTGTTAAAGAACAGAATACTAGGCGTGTTGCCGACCTGGCACTTGCATCCGCCGCTATGCTTCTGGGATTGCCTTTATTTGGACTGATATGGGCTTTAATAAAACTGACCGCATCGGGCCCGGCATTATTTACACAAACACGCTGCGGGCGCTGGGGCGAAACTTTTGAAATCTACAAATTCCAAAGTATGCGTGTTGGTGCAGATACAACAGCTATTCAAAATAGTAATGGAATGAGTAATTCCAGAATGACAGTGGTTGGCATGTTTTTGAAAAAATCAGGACTTGACCGGCTGCCACAATTTATTAATGTACTGAAAGGTGAAATGTCTGTTTTTGGGCCGCAGGCTTTGTATGAACATGACGTATATATGTTAACGAAAACCACCCCAAACGACTTCCCGCGTCTTTGGTCAGTAAAACCAGGTGTTTTCTCAACCGGGAAAGTTAAAGAAGAATATGCCAATGCAGAGGCAAAAAGCACAGCCCGCTTGAATTATGACCTCCAGTATTCAGGAACATAA
- a CDS encoding Gfo/Idh/MocA family protein, producing MVKVALIGAGKMGISHLAILGAHPNVDVVGISDTSKMVLDVFEKYSSFPCFANYEEMIKVTEPDAVFVAVPTKYHATMVRRVLDCGKHVFAEKPFCLNSEDGKELALLARNKKLVNQVGYHNKFIGTFREVKRILDGEGLGKIVHFTGESYGPIVIREKQDNWRSNPEEGGGCLMDYASHVIDLINYLLGTISKVKGAMLESIYSKNVDDAVFCMLELSTNITGVLSVNWSDETYRKMSTSITILGKKGKIICDANELKIYFKSNDCPQGYSKGWNIRNVTDLTDSVDFYLRGEEYSAQIDHFINTIQGRSTNSINDFYSAWQTDHAIAMIKQSSLQ from the coding sequence ATGGTAAAAGTTGCTCTAATAGGTGCAGGAAAGATGGGTATATCTCATTTAGCTATTCTTGGTGCTCATCCAAATGTCGATGTAGTAGGGATTAGCGACACTTCCAAAATGGTTCTTGATGTTTTTGAGAAATACTCTTCCTTTCCATGTTTTGCAAATTATGAAGAAATGATAAAGGTTACGGAGCCTGATGCCGTATTTGTAGCCGTGCCAACGAAATATCATGCTACAATGGTCAGGAGAGTTTTGGATTGCGGGAAACATGTTTTTGCTGAAAAACCCTTTTGTTTAAATTCCGAAGACGGAAAAGAATTAGCATTGCTCGCTAGAAATAAAAAACTGGTCAATCAGGTAGGTTACCATAATAAATTCATCGGAACATTCAGAGAAGTTAAACGAATTTTGGACGGTGAGGGATTGGGCAAAATTGTACATTTTACCGGTGAGTCCTATGGACCTATAGTCATTCGGGAAAAGCAAGATAACTGGCGTTCAAATCCGGAAGAAGGTGGAGGATGCTTAATGGATTATGCATCACATGTCATTGACCTGATCAACTATTTATTAGGAACCATTTCAAAGGTTAAAGGAGCTATGTTAGAATCCATTTATTCTAAGAACGTGGATGATGCAGTTTTTTGCATGTTAGAATTATCAACGAATATAACCGGAGTCCTTTCTGTGAACTGGAGTGATGAGACCTATAGAAAAATGTCAACTTCAATTACGATTTTGGGGAAAAAAGGAAAGATTATTTGTGATGCCAATGAGCTGAAAATATACTTTAAGTCAAACGATTGCCCACAGGGATATTCAAAAGGATGGAATATCAGAAACGTTACGGATCTAACTGATTCGGTTGATTTTTATTTACGTGGTGAAGAATACTCTGCCCAGATAGACCATTTTATTAACACTATTCAAGGTCGATCTACCAATTCAATAAATGACTTTTACAGCGCGTGGCAGACGGATCATGCAATTGCAATGATTAAACAAAGTAGCCTACAATAA
- a CDS encoding polysaccharide biosynthesis/export family protein: MKKYLVFTVLIYFTLCSCGSYKNIPYFKDIDRSAPTEEQVENFSLLTIQPADILGINVNSRNPESSSVFNYNLNRVNGNNYDQSSDNPVTGYLVNQNGEITLPLIGNLKVTDLSIFQLQEKMNQLLQTYYKDPVVSIRLLNFKVSIFGDVQRPDVYTLQNTRTTITQALSLAGDLNITAIRSNITLIREENGKRHYIPLDLTSKKIFSSPYYYLKNNDEIYVQPDRTKYASVDRGFRITTLILSGLSIIAIVLSNLYR, translated from the coding sequence ATGAAAAAATACTTAGTGTTTACAGTACTGATTTATTTTACTCTCTGTTCTTGTGGATCATACAAAAATATCCCTTATTTCAAGGATATTGACAGAAGTGCTCCAACAGAGGAGCAAGTCGAAAACTTTTCACTTTTAACAATTCAACCTGCTGATATACTTGGTATTAACGTTAATAGTAGAAATCCAGAGTCATCTTCTGTTTTTAATTACAACCTAAATCGAGTAAACGGAAACAATTATGATCAATCCTCTGACAATCCTGTTACTGGGTATCTTGTAAATCAGAATGGAGAGATTACACTTCCTTTAATTGGTAATCTTAAAGTAACTGACCTTTCAATATTTCAACTGCAGGAGAAAATGAATCAACTCCTACAAACCTATTATAAAGACCCAGTTGTCAGTATTCGTTTACTTAATTTCAAGGTTTCAATATTTGGCGACGTTCAGCGACCAGATGTTTATACGCTGCAAAATACGAGAACGACAATCACACAAGCACTGAGCTTGGCTGGTGATCTTAACATAACGGCAATTCGGTCAAATATTACGCTGATCCGAGAAGAAAATGGAAAGCGGCATTACATTCCTTTGGATCTAACATCTAAAAAAATTTTCTCATCGCCTTATTACTATTTGAAAAATAACGACGAAATATATGTACAACCGGATCGCACCAAATATGCTTCCGTGGACCGTGGATTTCGGATAACAACCCTTATACTTTCTGGTCTTTCTATCATTGCAATTGTCTTGTCAAACTTATATAGATAA
- a CDS encoding WecB/TagA/CpsF family glycosyltransferase, whose amino-acid sequence MTVKDPEFRQVLKKTDYLVLDGVYFALASILLMGRNIKKNQGPEVFKHFIKRLDKTSGKAFFLGSSEDVLAKIKERAMKEYPTVLIETFSPPFKKEFSEEDNMEMISKINEFQPNVVFVGMTAPKQEKWSFLHREKLDCNLIISIGNVFDWYAGTQKEIHPIWFQLRLAWLIRIFYRPEIFRRNIGNQMLFFWHLLLMILRIKKQPTI is encoded by the coding sequence ATGACAGTGAAGGATCCGGAGTTCCGGCAGGTACTAAAAAAAACAGATTATCTTGTTCTTGACGGCGTATACTTTGCATTAGCTTCTATTTTGCTGATGGGCAGGAATATTAAAAAAAATCAGGGTCCGGAAGTTTTTAAACATTTTATAAAACGCCTTGACAAAACTTCAGGGAAAGCATTTTTCCTGGGTTCATCCGAGGATGTTCTGGCGAAAATCAAAGAAAGGGCCATGAAAGAGTATCCCACCGTTTTAATAGAAACATTTTCTCCTCCTTTCAAAAAGGAGTTTTCCGAAGAAGATAACATGGAAATGATTTCGAAGATTAATGAATTTCAGCCAAATGTGGTATTTGTTGGAATGACAGCACCTAAGCAAGAAAAATGGTCATTTCTACACAGGGAAAAGCTGGACTGCAACTTGATTATCAGTATAGGTAATGTTTTCGACTGGTATGCCGGAACTCAAAAAGAGATTCATCCCATCTGGTTTCAACTTAGGTTGGCATGGCTTATCAGGATTTTTTACAGACCGGAAATCTTCAGGAGAAACATTGGAAATCAAATGCTGTTTTTCTGGCATCTGTTACTAATGATTTTGAGAATTAAAAAGCAACCAACTATTTGA
- a CDS encoding polysaccharide biosynthesis tyrosine autokinase: MSQVISDLELEINYEKVDGLSAFDLYKSGPVKMTIIRATGNYENSKIRLVIKDRNSFLMEMPDGNMKTFLFRNTLTNSFGAWKLEPTSYVDQYLGSEMMITIFDPGKLAIAYQKRIVAELPNKLSTTVILSIKDQVAQRGIDILRRLMYNYNLASATAKNKETESTLQFIDERLAMLTRDLNDAEKGIETFKSSRKLTDISSDARVSLENMQVSDNQLNEINVKLSIIEGIEKYINSSQNINKAPATLGVEDTALNSLIEKLASLELQRERLLATTPETNPDFEPINRQIASTRLAIRENVANIKTSLQNTRDKLQSINQRFESSIKNIPVQERQYISIKRQQAIKESLFTYLLQKREEISVSNATQMDSDRIIDPPYAIQPRNIYKYLAIAAALLLGFIAPVGLIFTRNLISSKITDLNEIEDTSGIPVIGELPYHALKDSVTVRDSHATVIGEQFRTLRISLNYLLENVERGRVMLITSGLPGEGKSFVSSNLGFTLALSSRRTIILELDMRKPKMAGILNRSNEHMGVSEFLNGKANIEDIIQHSETTEKPDFISSGAMVRNPSELLERTLLKELIQNLRKLYDHIIIDSPPVHLVPDAMILSHLADVTLYVIRQGLTEKSELNFLGKLSSNKKLSNIQIIFNGVHWKKYGYGYNYEHTYYTETKNETIFSNFWSRF; this comes from the coding sequence ATGAGTCAGGTTATTTCTGATTTGGAGTTGGAAATAAATTATGAGAAAGTTGATGGACTATCTGCATTCGATCTTTATAAATCCGGCCCTGTAAAAATGACCATAATAAGGGCAACAGGTAATTATGAAAATAGTAAAATCAGACTGGTAATTAAGGACCGAAATTCTTTTTTGATGGAAATGCCGGATGGTAATATGAAGACATTTTTGTTCAGAAATACCCTTACAAACAGTTTTGGCGCCTGGAAACTGGAACCTACCAGTTATGTCGATCAATACTTAGGATCTGAAATGATGATCACGATTTTTGATCCTGGTAAATTAGCCATTGCTTACCAAAAACGGATCGTTGCCGAACTGCCAAATAAATTGTCAACGACTGTTATTTTATCAATTAAAGATCAGGTTGCTCAACGGGGAATTGATATTTTAAGGCGGCTTATGTATAATTATAACCTTGCTTCCGCAACTGCAAAGAACAAGGAAACTGAGAGCACATTGCAATTTATTGATGAAAGACTGGCAATGCTGACAAGAGATTTAAATGATGCCGAAAAGGGTATAGAAACATTTAAAAGCAGCAGGAAGTTGACTGATATTAGTTCTGATGCCCGGGTAAGTCTGGAAAATATGCAAGTGAGTGACAATCAATTGAACGAGATAAATGTAAAACTGAGCATTATTGAAGGTATAGAAAAATATATCAACTCATCACAGAATATCAATAAAGCACCCGCGACACTTGGGGTAGAGGACACAGCGTTGAATAGTTTGATTGAGAAACTGGCTTCATTAGAGCTGCAACGCGAACGGCTGCTGGCCACAACTCCCGAAACTAATCCTGATTTTGAACCTATTAACCGGCAAATAGCAAGCACCAGATTAGCCATCAGAGAAAATGTAGCAAACATTAAGACATCACTGCAAAATACAAGGGATAAGTTGCAGTCGATAAACCAGCGTTTCGAATCTTCAATTAAAAATATTCCTGTACAGGAACGCCAATATATCAGCATTAAACGGCAGCAGGCGATTAAAGAGAGTTTGTTCACGTATTTGCTGCAAAAACGGGAAGAAATATCTGTAAGCAATGCAACTCAAATGGACAGCGACCGGATTATTGATCCACCTTATGCAATACAGCCCAGAAATATTTATAAGTATCTGGCAATTGCGGCAGCGCTGTTACTCGGTTTTATAGCTCCGGTTGGATTGATTTTCACAAGGAACCTCATAAGCAGTAAAATTACAGACCTGAACGAAATAGAAGATACATCGGGTATTCCGGTTATAGGAGAATTGCCGTACCATGCCTTAAAAGATTCAGTAACAGTAAGAGATAGCCATGCAACAGTAATTGGTGAACAATTCAGAACTTTACGGATAAGCCTTAACTATTTATTGGAAAATGTGGAACGAGGGCGTGTAATGTTAATCACTTCCGGATTACCGGGTGAGGGAAAGAGCTTTGTCAGCAGCAATCTGGGGTTCACACTTGCTTTGTCGTCGAGGAGAACAATTATTCTGGAACTGGATATGAGGAAACCTAAGATGGCAGGAATACTTAACAGGTCTAATGAACACATGGGAGTCAGCGAATTTCTGAATGGAAAAGCGAACATTGAAGATATTATTCAACATTCTGAAACGACGGAAAAGCCGGATTTTATAAGCAGCGGCGCAATGGTCCGGAATCCTTCTGAATTGCTGGAAAGGACATTGTTAAAAGAATTGATTCAAAACTTACGCAAGTTGTATGATCATATTATTATTGACAGTCCGCCAGTGCATCTGGTTCCCGACGCAATGATCCTTTCTCATTTGGCTGATGTCACTCTATATGTGATCAGACAAGGGTTAACGGAAAAAAGCGAATTGAATTTTTTGGGAAAATTAAGCAGTAACAAAAAGCTTTCCAACATTCAAATTATTTTCAATGGGGTTCACTGGAAGAAGTATGGTTATGGCTATAATTATGAGCATACCTACTACACAGAGACCAAAAACGAAACCATATTCAGCAACTTCTGGAGTAGATTTTAA